In the genome of Pseudomonas fluorescens, the window AAAAGCCGGATCAAAAGATCGCAGGCTTCGCCAGCTCCTACACGGTTGCGTGCATGCCCGTAGGAGCTGCCGAAGGCTGCGATCTTTTGCCGTTGAGGGCGGTGCCGCGGACAAACTGACAGCGCCAGGCAAACGGATTGATGCCTTCGCTGCGGGTGAAGATGTGGCAGAAATGCGCCTGATCGCAGAAGCCGCATTCGAGGCTGATCTGCGTAAGGCTCAGGTTGGTGTACTGGATCAATTGCTTGGCCAGGGCAATGCGCTGCTGGCGAATCCAGTCCTGTGGCGAGAGGCCGGTGCTGCACTTGAACGCGCGGGAGAAGTGACTGCGCGAGAGGGCGCAAGCCTGTGCCAGTTCAGTGACTTCAAGGCTGTCACCGAGGCGTTCGAGGATCAGTTGTTTAACCCGTTTTTCGCGTTGCGGGCTGAGGCCGCCGGTGCTTTTCTTTGGCACCGGCGTGAATGGCGCGGGGGCGGCATTTTGCTGAACGTGAGCCATGGCGAATGTCCGTGTCGGTAGGCTTCATTCTTGGACCCGAAGGCTCTGGCTTGCGAGTTAATCGTTGTTAATTCCTCGCTCACCGCGGGAAGTCTTGGGTAAAGTCAGACACACTTCTCATCCTCGCGCCTGGCCGAACACACACACAAGGAACCCGTGCCAATGAACCGTAACGATCTGCGTCGCGTCGACATGAACCTGCTGGTGATTTTCGAAGCCCTGATGTTCGAAAAGAACCTGACCCGCGTCGCGGAAAAACTGTTCATGGGCCAACCGGCGGTGAGTGCCGCGCTGGGGCGTTTGCGCGATCTGTTCGACGACCCGTTGCTGCTGCGCAACGGTCGCGGCATGGAACCGACGGCGCGGGCGCTGGCGATTCTCAAGGAGTTGCAACCGGCGATGGACACCATTTCCGGCGCGGTCAGCCGGGCCAAGGAATTCGATCCGGCGACCAGTTGCGATGTGTTCCGCATCGGGTTGTCGGACGATGCCGAGTTCGGTTTGTTTCCGCCGTTGCTGCGTCAGTTGCAAGAGGAAGCGCCGGGCATTGTCGTGGTCGTGCGGCGGGCCAATTACCTGTTGATGCCGACGCTGCTGGCGTCGGGGGAAATCTCGGTGGGCGTGAGTTACACCACGGATCTGCCGGCCAATGCCAAGCGCAAGAAACTGCGCGATATTCCCTGCAAAGTGCTGCGCGGCGACACCCGGCCAGGACCGCTGACCCTGGATGAGTACTGTGAGCGGCCCCATGCGATGGTGTCGTTCTCGGGGGACTTGAGCGGCAATATCGACCTGGATCTGGCGAAAGTCGGGCGTAGTCGTCGTGTGGTGCTTGGGGTGCCGCAGTTCAGTGGGTTGCGGGCGTTGCTCGCCGGGACCGAGATGATTGCCACCGTGCCGGATTATGCGGCGTGTGCGTTGGTGGAGGGGTGTGGGTTGCGGGCTGAGGATCCGCCGTTCGAGATTGAGGCGGCGCAGTTGTCGATGGCCTGGAGCGGGGTGCATGACAATGATCCGGCGGAGCGGTGGTTGCGGTCGCGGATTGGCGAGTTCATGTCTTTGGCTTTGGATATTCCCTCCTGACTGAGTACATATCCGTTGCTGCGGTAACGGCGGCTTATGGTTTCGCCCTTACGGCGAGTCCCTTTGGCAAACGCCCCAAAGGAACCAAAGGTCTCGCCCCTTACGTACGGCCCCTCGCTAAGGCTCGGCGTTCCTTCGCTACGGTATTCATCCGGGGGCATTGCCCTCCGGTCGGCTTCGCTTCGACCTACATGCAATGAGTTCGACTGCGTCGAACGGCGCTGCGCGCCAGTCCCCGGATGAACACCTCCGCTCAGCCTCCCGAGGGAGCGGGTGGATCAAGATCAGGAGCTGCAGGCGAGCTAACGCTCGGCCTGATGAGTGGTGAGAAGCGTCTGTGTACGCCGACCTGCCTTTGCTCTTCTGTGGGAGCTAGCCTGCTCGCGAAGGCGGCCTGCTAGCCAACCAATCTCTCACAGACATACGCTGATCCACTGTAGGAGCGAGCCTGCTCGCGATTGCGGTGGGTCAGTCAACATCCATGCTGAATGTGATGCCGCCATCGCGAGCAAGCTCGCTCCCACAGGGATCTGTGTCGATGAGCAGTTCTCAGTCCACATCGCAAACAGAGCACGTACATTCAATTTTTCCTCCCCCCGTCCCGGCACTATCGAATCCGGTCCCGGCGCATCGACGCCGGTGGTTTTTCATTTGTGCGGGTGGGCCATGGACGCTTCGCGACGCGATGATCGGGCGCAAGACTGGGGGCTGCTGTTCCTGTGGGTCAGCGGCGGGTTGTTGCTGTTGTGGGTGCACGGTTTGCCCAAGCTGTTGCACTACAGTGCCGAGTTGCAAAACATCGAAGACCCTTTCCATCTGGGCGCGAACCTGACGCTGCTGCTGGCGATTTTCGCCGAGGTGGTGTGCCCGCTGCTGATCGTCGCCGGGTTGCTGGCGCGTCTGGCGTGTTTGCCTATTCTGTTTTTGCTGTGGGTGTCGATGTTGGTCGTGCATCCGCAGTGGACCCTCTTCGAAGGCCAGTTCGGCTGGCTGTTGCTGATCGTGTTCACCAGCATTTTCATCGCCGGGCCGGGACGGCTGGCGCTCAATGTCCGTTTCGCCGGAGCCTTGCGTTATGTCTGAATCCAATCGCCGTGAGCCGGCAAGTCCCGGGCCTGATGAGGTGGTGACCCTGATCGTCAAGCACCGGGTCAAGGCCGGTTTCGAAGTGCCTTATGAAGCCTGGCTGCGCAACATCGTCAAGGTGGCCGCGCAGAACGTCGGGCACCTGGGCGTGGATGTGGTGCGTGGCAAGAATGCTGGCCTGGACACCTACACCTGCGTGCTGCGCTTTTGCTCGACCGAGGCGATGCAGAACTGGCTCGATTCACCGCAGCGCCAGGAACTGGTCAACGAAGCCGCGCCGATGCTGGCCGATGGCGACCAGACTGAAGTCAATCCGGTCAACGAGTTCTGGTTCTCGCCCCAGGCCGAAGCCGGTACGCCACCGCCGCGCTGGAAGCAGGCCGTGGTGACGCTGCTGGTGATCCTGCCGCACACCTTGCTGGTGCCGCTGCTCTGGGGGCCGCTGCTACAGCTCAACGCCTTGCTCTCCAATTACGTGGTGGCCACCTTCCTGATCACCCTGACCATCGTGCTGTCGGTGGTTTACATCTTCATGCCCATGGCGACGCGTCTGTTCGCGCCCTGGCTGTCTCCCGCCACATTGCACGAGGAACCGTGATGAACGCCGATCTGATTCTGTTCAATGGTCAATTCCATACCGTCGACCGCGAAAAACCGCTCGCCAGCGCCGTGGCGATCAGCGACGGGCGTTTTGTCGCGGTCGGCAGCGATGCCCAAGCCATGGCCCTGCGTGGCTCGAACACCCAGGTGATCGACCTCAAGGGGCGTTGCGTGATCCCCGGGCTCAACGACTCGCACTTGCACCTGATCCGTGGCGGCTTGAACTACAACCTGGAACTGCGTTGGGAAGGTGTGCCGTCACTGGCCGATGCCTTGCGCATGCTCAAGGATCAGGCTGACCGCACGCCAACGCCGCAGTGGGTGCGGGTGGTCGGTGGCTGGAACGAATTCCAGTTCGCCGAAAAACGCATGCCGACCCTGGCGGAGCTCAACCAGGCGGCGCCAGACACGCCGGTGTTCGTGTTGCACCTGTACGACCGCGCCTTGCTCAACCGCGCGGCGTTGCGCGTCGCCGGTTATACCCGCGACACGCCGAACCCGCCGGGTGGCGAGATCGTGCGTGACGCCAATGGCGAGCCTACCGGCATGCTGGTGGCGCGGCCCAATGCGATGATTCTGTACTCGACCCTGGCCAAGGGGCCGAAGCTACCGCTGGAGTATCAGGTCAACTCGACCCGTCAGTTCATGCGCGAACTCAATCGCCTGGGCCTGACCAGCGCCATCGATGCCGGTGGCGGTTTCCAGAATTACCCGGACGATTACCAGGTGATCGAACAGTTGGCGAAGGACGAGCAACTGACCGTGCGCATCGCCTACAACCTGTTCACCCAGAAGCCCAAGGAAGAGTTGACCGACTTCAAGAACTGGACCGGCAGCGTGAAGCTGCACCAGGGTGACGATTTCCTGCGGCACAACGGCGCCGGGGAAATGCTGGTGTTCTCGGCGGCGGATTTCGAAGACTTCCTCGAACCGCGCCCGGACCTGCCGCAAACCATGGAAGCCGAACTGGAGCCGGTGGTGCGCCACCTCGTCGAGCAACGCTGGCCGTTCCGTTTGCACGCCACCTACAACGAATCCATCAGCCGCATGCTCGACGTGTTCGAGAAGGTCAACCGCGACATTCCGTTCAACGGCTTGCCGTGGTTCTTCGACCACGCCGAAACCATCACCCCGCAGAACATCGAGCGGGTGAGGGCCCTGGGCGGCGGCATTGCGATTCAGGATCGCATGGCCTTCCAGGGGGAATATTTCGTCGAGCGTTACGGCGCGAAAGCGGCCGAAGCCACGCCGCCGATCAAACGCATGCTGGCCGAGGGCGTACCGGTGGGCGCCGGTACCGACGCGACGCGGGTGTCGAGTTACAACCCGTGGACCTCGCTGTACTGGATGGTCAGCGGTCGCACCGTCGGCGGCATGGAGCTGCACGCCGAAGGCCTTTCACGCCTGACGGCGCTGGAGCTGTTCACCCACGGCAGCGCCTGGTTCTCATCGGAGCAAGGCAAGAAGGGCCAGATCAAGGTCGGGCAATTGGCCGACGTCGCGGCCCTCAGCGCGGACTTTTTCAGCGTCGATGAAGAGGCGATCAAGTGGATCGAGTCGGTGTTGACCGTGGTCGGCGGCAAGGTGGTGTACGGCGCCGGTGACTTCGAGAAGCTCGGGCCGGCCAGTGTGCCGGTGCTGCCTGACTGGTCGCCGGTGGTGAAGGTGCCCGGTCACTGGCGCCCGACGTCGCCGATGCAGGCCCAGGTTCACCATTGCAGCGGGCCGTGCGCGGTGCATTCACACAGCCATGAACGGGCGCGCCTGTCGAACGCGCCGGTCAGCGATTTCGCCGGTTTCTGGGGCGCCTTTGGCTGCTCGTGTTTTGCCTTCTGACGAATTCAAAAAAAAGCGCCGACCCAACAGTTCGGCGCTGACTGCGACAACCATCCATCAAGGAGTTTCCAATGAGCAACGTTCCGTACAAACGCCTGAA includes:
- a CDS encoding antibiotic biosynthesis monooxygenase gives rise to the protein MSESNRREPASPGPDEVVTLIVKHRVKAGFEVPYEAWLRNIVKVAAQNVGHLGVDVVRGKNAGLDTYTCVLRFCSTEAMQNWLDSPQRQELVNEAAPMLADGDQTEVNPVNEFWFSPQAEAGTPPPRWKQAVVTLLVILPHTLLVPLLWGPLLQLNALLSNYVVATFLITLTIVLSVVYIFMPMATRLFAPWLSPATLHEEP
- a CDS encoding amidohydrolase, coding for MNADLILFNGQFHTVDREKPLASAVAISDGRFVAVGSDAQAMALRGSNTQVIDLKGRCVIPGLNDSHLHLIRGGLNYNLELRWEGVPSLADALRMLKDQADRTPTPQWVRVVGGWNEFQFAEKRMPTLAELNQAAPDTPVFVLHLYDRALLNRAALRVAGYTRDTPNPPGGEIVRDANGEPTGMLVARPNAMILYSTLAKGPKLPLEYQVNSTRQFMRELNRLGLTSAIDAGGGFQNYPDDYQVIEQLAKDEQLTVRIAYNLFTQKPKEELTDFKNWTGSVKLHQGDDFLRHNGAGEMLVFSAADFEDFLEPRPDLPQTMEAELEPVVRHLVEQRWPFRLHATYNESISRMLDVFEKVNRDIPFNGLPWFFDHAETITPQNIERVRALGGGIAIQDRMAFQGEYFVERYGAKAAEATPPIKRMLAEGVPVGAGTDATRVSSYNPWTSLYWMVSGRTVGGMELHAEGLSRLTALELFTHGSAWFSSEQGKKGQIKVGQLADVAALSADFFSVDEEAIKWIESVLTVVGGKVVYGAGDFEKLGPASVPVLPDWSPVVKVPGHWRPTSPMQAQVHHCSGPCAVHSHSHERARLSNAPVSDFAGFWGAFGCSCFAF
- a CDS encoding DoxX family protein, translated to MDASRRDDRAQDWGLLFLWVSGGLLLLWVHGLPKLLHYSAELQNIEDPFHLGANLTLLLAIFAEVVCPLLIVAGLLARLACLPILFLLWVSMLVVHPQWTLFEGQFGWLLLIVFTSIFIAGPGRLALNVRFAGALRYV
- a CDS encoding LysR substrate-binding domain-containing protein gives rise to the protein MNRNDLRRVDMNLLVIFEALMFEKNLTRVAEKLFMGQPAVSAALGRLRDLFDDPLLLRNGRGMEPTARALAILKELQPAMDTISGAVSRAKEFDPATSCDVFRIGLSDDAEFGLFPPLLRQLQEEAPGIVVVVRRANYLLMPTLLASGEISVGVSYTTDLPANAKRKKLRDIPCKVLRGDTRPGPLTLDEYCERPHAMVSFSGDLSGNIDLDLAKVGRSRRVVLGVPQFSGLRALLAGTEMIATVPDYAACALVEGCGLRAEDPPFEIEAAQLSMAWSGVHDNDPAERWLRSRIGEFMSLALDIPS
- a CDS encoding AraC family transcriptional regulator; its protein translation is MAHVQQNAAPAPFTPVPKKSTGGLSPQREKRVKQLILERLGDSLEVTELAQACALSRSHFSRAFKCSTGLSPQDWIRQQRIALAKQLIQYTNLSLTQISLECGFCDQAHFCHIFTRSEGINPFAWRCQFVRGTALNGKRSQPSAAPTGMHATV